CGTCTACTCCCACCGGTCGCTGCTGACCAGCATCGGACAGGACGGCCGCCTCCCGTCGTCGTCCTCGGCACCCACGCTGATGGCCCGGATGCTCGAAGCACTCGACCTGCGCTCCGGCATGCGGGTACTGGAGATCGGCGCAGGCACCGGCTACAACGCGGCGCTGATCACCACCATCACCGGGGCGCCCGTCGTCACCGTCGACGCCGGGGCAGCCACCGCACAAGGCGCAGCCGAGTCGATCCATCGCCTCGGACTCGGCGACCGGGTCACCGTCGTCGACGGCGACGGCTACCGCGGTGAGCTCAGCGGCGGCCCGTACGACCGCGTCGTCGTCACCTGTGGGGTCGCCGGATTCTCGCCGCACTGGTTCGATCAACTCGCTCCCGGCGGCCTCGTCCTCGCGCCGGTCGCGCACGGCGGTGTGCACCCCGTCCTGGCCGCCACCCGACACGCCGACACGGTGGTCGCGACCGCCGCGTTGTGGGCGGACTTCATGCCCGCCGCCGGCCCGCTGCGCCCGGCCGAACTCGCCGGAGGCGACCCCGCCGACTACGTCCCTCCCGCACCGGTCACCCGGATACTCGACGCCAGTCCGGCGCGCACCCAGGACGCCTACAACGACCTGTGGTTCTTCCTCGCCACCCGCGACCCCGGCATCACTCGTGCCTACATGGCAGACGACTCCGTCGACACCACCACCGGCGCCTGCGCACTGCGCTCACCTCACGGCACAGCATGGGTACACATCGACGGCAGCATCACCGCTACCGGGCGGTCCAGCGTGGCCGAGGACCTCCGCGCTCTCATCCGGGAATGGAGCAGCGCCGGCCGGCCGGCACTCACCCGGTTCAGCGCCGTACTCGACCGAACCGAGACAGCCGAACCTCTGTGGACGACAACCCGATGGAACGTGGAGACGAACGCCGCCGACTCCGCTGCTTGCACAACCTGACCGCAGAACGACAGGCTTTCGAGAACGGACGCTCAGCGGCTGATCGGCTCTGCGGAGATGCTGTGAGCCTGCCCTCACCAGGACCGATCCACGATCGATGCTCGAACGGCGGATGCGATCGGACTCGGCGGCACATGCCGATGGTGGGCATCGGGAAGACATCGTGGGCATCGGGAAGACAGGAGCCGATTCGCTCCACCCACGACTTCACACTCGCCGGTACTGGGCCGGCGCCGGTGAGCGGACTGCGGCCCGGCGCCGCCTCAGCTGCGGGAACCCTCAGTGGAGTCGGTCGGCTTTGACGGCGGTGACGAACGCGTTGAAGGTGTTGGTGTCGACGTGGAGGGTGCCGCCGTCGCGGTTCTTGGTGTCGCGGATGCCGACGAGGCCGGGTGCGCGGCCGATCTCGACGCAGGTTCCCGTGTTCTGCGACCGGCTGGACGTCCGCCAAGCGCCGGTTCGGAGAGATCGCAGCGTCATGGTGACTCCATCCCGTTGATGATCTTGGTGATGAGTCCGGTCGACTGTTCCGGGCTCAGCGCGGCATCCATGACGATATCGACCGCTGTTCTGTACGCCTCAACATCTTCCGGCTCGTGGAAGAAGAGCGAGCTTCGACGGTTCTCGGTGTGCACGATGGGGTCGCGGGCATCGTTGAAGATCAGCACGTCGAACAGGCCCTCCAGGTCGGGACTCCAGCCCGCCGTGAAGGGAACGACGTGGATGTGCACGTTGGGCAGCGCTGCATCCCGACGAAGCGCGTGTAGCTGTTCGCTGAGGACCGTCGGGCCTCCGACCAGCCTGCGTAGTGCGCCTTCACCGATGATAGCCAGCAGTTCAGTGGGACGATCTTGCCGTGTGAGGATCTCGCGTCGTCCAAGACGGACTCGAACTCGCATCTCCACCTCGTTGTCCGGCACACCCCCGGCCCCGATGATGGACCGCGCATAGTCGCTGGTTTGCAATAGGCCGGGGATCAGCAGCGGCGACATGGACACGATCTCGACGGCATCGCGCTCCGACTCGAGGAGAGCGGTCAGGGCACGAGCCTGCTCAGGCAGACCTGTGGCAACCCATCGTCGGCCGCCAGCGTCCCGAGCCATCTCTACAAGTTCTTCGCGTTCTGACTCATCAACGCCGAGGACCGCCAGAACAGCGGAGACGTCCACGGGCCGTGGCGTCCGCGTTCCCGACTCCCATCGGCCGACGGTCGCAGCTGCGAGGCCCATCTTCAACGACAGCGCTCTGGCACTAAGCCCCGTGTTCTCGCGTGCCCGGCGGAGTTCTCGGCCGATCGCGACAGCCTTCGGCGTACCAACCATGCGCGCAGCGTAGCGACGACAGTCCAGGCGGAAGTTCCCCCGATCGGGCAGTTGATCCAAGTGCTTCCAGCTGTCGATACTGATTCCAGTTTGGAGTCATTCGGATTCAACCGGATTTGTACTCGTCAGCTGTAGCGGACACGGAGGTTGCGGATGTCCTTGCTTTTGTTGATCACTGCACTGCCCGGTCTCGTCGCGTTCGCCGCGACGACCTGGGCGGCCGTGCGACGCCGACGGGTGCGGAGCGCGTCGGCGGGGTCGCGGGACGGGCGCCGCAGTGCGGCCTGTGTGGCGCCCTCGCGATCGGCCCTCGCCCCTGCCCCTGCCGACGGGGCGACGGCAGGCGTGGCCGGCCCGGCTCCCCGTGTCGGTCTCGCCACGTCCCCGCAGCGCGGCGGTGCGTCGTGACCGGGCTCGTCCTCGGCGGTTCGGCGCTGTTCGTCGTGGGGCTGGTCCTGGCGTGCTGGGGCTATCGCGCGCCGAGGCGGGCCGAGCCTGCGCGGGTGCGCTCGGTGTCGGTGATGTCGATCCTGGCCCGCTGCGCCGTCGAGGCGTCTGCGCAGTCGGTCGGCCGTCCGGTGCTCGCGGGTCGGCTGACGGTGGGGGTGGAGTCATGACGTTCGCTGATCCGGCCGACTGGTCGGTGTCGGTTCCGGCCCGGTTGTTCGGTGAGAACCGGGCGGAAAGCCTGCGGGTGAGCTGCAATCGGGCTCGGCGGCACGTGCTGATCGAGGGCACCAGGAAGCCCGCGAAGCCCGTGTTGGCCGCGCTCACCGTTCCCGACGCCCGTTGGCTGCTGACGGCGCTGCGGCCGTCGGGCCGGTCGACGGCCCTGCCCGCCGTGGGCAACGGCCTGGCATGGCGGCGCGTGGTGGTGACCCCGGCGACCTGGTACGTCGAGCTGGCGATCTACGGACCGATCGAGGTGATCGGCCGCTGGCACGTCCACGCGGACCAGCTCCCCGAGGTCGGGTTCGCCCTGGCCGAGTCGATCACGCTGATCCGGGCCGCGACGCCGCAGGCATCCGGCCGGGCCGCCGAGCGGGCGACACCGCGACGTCGGCGCGTCGAGCCGACCGAGGCAGCAGGGGAGTCCCTCCTCGTCCCACGCCGGGTCGGGGTGGCGGCGGACGAAACCGGCGCGGTGGGTGAGGCCGGCGCCGAGGTTCAGAGTCGGGTTCCCGCGACGGCGCGGTCGATCGCGGTGTCCTCGGCGGGCTCGGTGTCCTCGGCACGCGGGACGGGCGGTGACGCGCGATGACCGAGAGCTGGGCCGTGAACTCGTGGTTCGTCCGATCCGTGCGCATGGGAGACACCCACCTCGGCCGCATCGAGCCGCGCTCGTGCTCGGTGGTGGTGTGGCCGGTGTGCGGGCGGCGGCGGTTCACGGCGCTCAATCGGTGGCCGATCGAGGAGTGCTACTACGACGACCAGCCGTGCGCGGACTGTCTCGCCACTCTCGACCACGGCCCGCCGACCCGCGCGCTGGTGCGGCCGCTTCCCTTCCCGACGGCTGCCGAGCCCGCCGACTCCCGCTCCATGCCCGCGCCCCGGCGTGTCCTGGCGGTGGTCCGGTGATCACCGTGTCGACGACCACCACCTTCACTCTCATCGGCACCGTCCGGCAGCTGCGCGCCGCGCGGGTGCGGCCCTACGTCCGGGCGGCGGTGCCCCGATGAGCGCCCCGCGCGGCGACGACCGGCCGGGCGCCGCCGATGCGGCGCGTCGGAATCCGTCCTGCGGCGACGGCGGCCGGGCCGGGATCGCCGGTGCGACGTTCGGGACAGGCCTCGCCTCGGAACCGATGCTCGTCGATCAGATCTCGGCGCCTGCCGTCGGCCTGATCCTCCAACGGCACAAGGTCTTCGTCGATCAGGGTGAGGCACTGCTCGTCGACGGCGAACGGGCGGTGGCGCTCTGCGGGGCGTGGGTGACGGTCGGCGCGTCGCCCGCCGAGGTGGAGCCCGGCGTGCCGGCCACCCATGTCGAAGACTGTCCCGACTGCCGCGCGATTCACCTCGGCGAGGCCGACCTCCCGATGCCCGGTGATCCGATCCGGTGGTTCGTCCGTCGCGTCGGAACGCCTGTCGTGCACGTCGTCACCGACGACGGCATCACCGCGACTCGGCTCGTCGCGCAGTGCGGCCGATCGTTCCGACTAGGTGAACCCCTCGAACGCCTAGCCGCAGGCGACGGCGTGCCCTGCACCGCCTGTCTGCTCGCCGCGCCGTCGGACGGTGGGCTGCTCGGCCGCGTGCCCGGCGACCCGCCGCGGCTCGGCTGCCCGCCCGGCGCAGGCCGCTAGCGGCAGCCGGGCTCTGCTGACGTCCGGAAAAAGGCTCGTCGGGGTTCGACGAGGCCGATACAGTGACGCTGAGAGATCGTTCGACTACGGAGGAGAGCCATGTCCGTGCCCGTGTTGCGCGGCGAGCTGCACGCGCTCGTGGCGGGATTAGCGGCCTTTCCCGCCGGGACGCTGAGCCAGGCGGGACTCCGCGCGGCGGGCGTGCTGCGTCGGGTGCTCTCCACCAGCGAGGCGGCCTCGGCGGACGCGGCCATCCGGCGGCTCGACCTGGCGGGCCTCGGCGTCGACGAGTGCGCGGCGCGCCTTCGCGGCGGCATGGGCGCGCTGCGCACCTATGCGGCGGCCCTGTGATGTCGGAGATCGAAGACGTGGCGGCGGCACTGGCCGCCGTGCAGGCCGACCTGCCGGTCGCCGAGGCGCTGGCCGAGGCGGACCGGATCGACGAGATCCTTCAGCAGGTGGCCGCCCTGGCGCGGGAGTCGCGCAACCCGCTGCTCCGCGAGGCCCGCGACGAGCTGACCCACGCCCGCGACATCCTGCGCCGCACCGCAGGCCATTGGGGCGCGGCGGGCAGCCACCTCGACGAGTACGCCGCCGATGTCCTTGGCATCGCCCCCGTCCTGACGCCGCCCACCTTCGCCGCCTCGGCCGCCGACGTCGTTCCCGTCGCCCCCGTCGACCGCAGCACCCCGCCCGGCTGGCCCGACGAGCCACGCGGGATCAGCACCCAGAAGCAGGCCAGACACGTGCTGGGGACACGGGAGTACGCGCAGCGGAAAGACGAGAAGACGGGCGGGGCGTCAGCGTTCTTCGATGAGGAGGCGGCTCGCGTGCTTGTCAGAAGAACCTGGCAGGAAGGATTTCCTGTCGCAGGCAAGAATCACGTTCGGGAATATGACTTCGGCTATCCGATTGGCGTCAGTAGTCGCGGTTCCTTGCAAACTCGCGTTCGAGTCCATCTCGACAATAAGGGGCGCCTGCATGGGCATCCCTGCGGTCCTGGACGTGTACGTACTTGTCGGGAGTTCTCATGAATCTAGACGAGATAATTTCTTTGATCACGGCGTCCTATGGTGGTGATCTGAGTAATCCTCACTTCTACTTCGTCGACCCGGCGTTGGAGCGTCGACCATATCATGAGATCGTCAATAGGATTGAGTCCATCGGCGATGTGCGTATATCGGAGTATTCCGATGCGAACACCTATGCCTCATTCGCCTACGTGATCGAGAATTGTGGCCGGTCCTGGGCGTTGGAACTTTCGATGCTCGGTCCGATCGGTGTCTTCGCTCGAATCGGGGAACACGGTTGGGATCGCCTTCTTCGGCCAGGGGAGGGCGACTTGCTTCCCTTCGAATGTGAAGTATTCGGCCTCCTTGTTGAACAGAAGATCACGTTTCCTGTCCGTGCGATACTGGAGCACCCGCTTGATATGATCTTGGACTACACCGACCCGGGTAACGTCCGCGTCTATCATGCCCTCTTCTCTGATGAGGACTTCCTGCCGTGGGAGTTCTCACCGTTGTATCCGGAGCTTTCGGGGCGGGATCGCAGCTGGTCGGAGTGATGGTGTCGTGGTCGGCTCTGTGGGATGGGGTGTGACTGTGGAGGACCTGCTCTCCGTCATCACCCGCGTGTACGGCGGCGATCTCACCGCGCCCGACTACTCCTTCATCACCAGTCAGATGGAACAGCGTCCCTATGACTCGCTGATTCAGCAGCTCGGCGCGCTCGACTCCGTCCAGCTGTCTGAGCACACCGATACCATCAACTACGTGGCCTTCGCCTACAAGGTCGATCATCCGCAACAGGAATGGGTCTTGGAGCTGTCGATGCTGGGACGGTTGGCCGTCCTGGCACGTACCGGGGATCATCAGTGGCAGCGCTTGATGTATCCCGACGACCAGGACCTTCATGTAGTGGAGCAGGAGATGTTCGCCGTCTTCGCCGAACACCAGATCGAATTTCCCAGTAGGGCGACGTTGGAGCTGCCGATCGACATGACCTTGGACTACACCGACCCCGAGAACGCTCGCGTCTATCACGCCCTCTTCTCCGACGAGGACTTCGTCCCGTGGGAGTTCTCGCCGCTGTATCCGGAACTCTCCCGGCGATGGATCGGCGATGGTGCCGATTCCGAACGATCCGGGTGGCAGGAGAATGAGTGAGGACGAGATGGTCGAATTCATCACCAGCGCCTATGGCGGCGATCTGGCCTGTCCCGACTTCTCCTTCGTTCGCGCGCAGCTGGCGGCGCGGCCCTACGATTCCGCCATCGAGCGGATTCGTGCCTTGGACGCCCTGGAGGTTGCTGAATCGATCGATCTGAACTATGAGGTCTGCTTCGGTTATGAGATGGTCGGTGAAACTTCGATCTGGGTTCTGGAGATCTCCATGGTCGCCCCCCTCGCCGTTCTCGCGCGGGCAGGCGGCGGCTACTGGCATCAGTTGATCTACCCGTCCGGCGAAGGCCTCACCTCCGTCGAGGAAGCCGTCTTCGATATCCTCGGTGCGCAAGGCATAGAGTTCCCTTCCCGTGAGCAACTCGAACAACCGTTGGATATGTCGCTGGCCTTCACCGACCCGGAGAACGTCCGCGTCTATCACGCGCTGTTCTCCGACGAGGACTTCCTTCCGTGGCAGTTCTCCCCGTTGTATCCGGAACTCTCGCGGTCGGAGTGACCGAAGCCGCCGGACCGGCGGCCCGCCCGGTGACCAAAGGGGCGTCCGGTCCGTGTTCGGCGTCTCGTCGAAGGATCGCGGGTTCCGGTCACGCCCGCAGCCGGAACCCTGGCGGATCGCGAAAGTAGTCCGCGATCCGCCAGAACACGGGAACGAGTGACGAGAAGCCGACGTCCTTTCGATCACCACGACTCGATGAGCGGCTCGGCATGCTCGCGTCGGCTCCACTCCCGTGCAATGCGCGCGATGCGCTCCGGCGCGGCCATTCCGTGCACCGTCGCCACCCTGCCGTCGCGGATCTCCAGGATCATCGCCGCCAGCACCCGGTCGTCGACCGTGACGATCATCGCCGGCGAACCGTTGACCACGGCGGTGTGGACGGCCGGGGAGCCGCCTGCCATCCGCCGCTTCGCCGGGGTCGGCTTCAGTCCCGCGCGCAGGACCGCGGCGATCTGTTCGGGATCGGAGAACCGCTTCAGCCCCGTTCCCCAGCCCGCCCCGTCGATGATCGCGGTCGCGTCGTCGGTCAGCAGTTCCACCAGCCGTTCGGTGCGACCCGAGGACGCGGCGTCGAGGAACGCCCCGACGATTCGGCGCGCGGCGGCGGCGTCGACCGCGCCGACGTCCCGTCGGGCGGTGACATGACGTCGGGCCCGGTGGGCGTGCTGCTGGCTTGCGGACACCGTGATGTCGAGGAGGTCGGCGATCTCGGCATGGCTGTAGGAGAAGGCCTCCCGCAGCACGAAGACGGCACGTTCGATCGGTGTCAGCCGCTCCAGCAGCGTCAACACCGCCAGCGTCACCGATTCCCGCTGCTCGACGGTCTCGGCCGGGCCGAGCATCGGATCACCGTCGAGAAGCGGCTCGGGCATCCAGTCGCCGACCACGCGCTCACGCCGTGTCTTCGCCGAGCGCAGCCGATCGAGGGACAGGTTGGTGACCACCTTGGTCAGCCACGCCTCGGGGATCTCGATGCGCGTCTGGTCGGCGGCCTGCCAGCGCAGGAAGGCGTCCTGCACGGTGTCCTCGGCGTCGGTGGCCGAGCCGAGCAGCCGGTACGCGAGCGAGGCCAGCCGGGAACGGCTGGCCTCGAAACACTCCACTCCGGTGGCCTTCATCAGGGCGACCCCACGTGTCGACGATGGTCGGCGGCACGGGCGGACCCGGCATCGGCGGCCAGGCGGTGTCTGCGCGCCGGGAGCCCGTTCGTCGGGTTGCTCGACGTCACCATGACGCCCTTGAGCACGGCGTTCTTGAAGCGGGCCGCCCCACGGCCGCGCACCGACCAGGACTTCGCCTGCGCGTCGCCGTCGACGACCTGGAAGATCCCGTCCTTCTGTCCGAGGCTGAGGCAGTTGCCGAAGTACCCCAGCGGAACCTTCGTGATCGAGCGGCCGGTCAGATCCCCGATGATCGCGGCGGTCGCCTGCCTGGCGGTGAAGCCCGCCGACGCGCAGGACATCGGCAGCGGGCGACCGTTCCTGTCGACGGCGTGGACACTGTCGCCCGCGGCGTAGACGTCCGGGTGCGAGACCGACCGCATCATGCGATCGACGGTGATCCGGCCGTCGTCCTCGACGGTGAGGCCGCCTGCGGCGGCGATGGGGTGGACGCTGAAGCCCGCGGCCCACACGGTCGCGTCGGAGGACAGGACGGTGCCGTTCGCGGCGACCGCTCCCGTCGCCGAGACCTGGTCGACGGTGGTGTGCTCGTGAACGGTGATGTGGAGGCGTTCGAAGGCTCGCAGCAGGTGACGCCGCGCCTTCTCGCTCAGCCAGCCTCCCAGCTCGCCGCTGGTCGCGAGGGTGATGCCCAGCCCCGGCCGCGACTCGGCGATCTCGGTGGCGACCTCGATCGCGGTGAGGTTGCCGCCCACGACCAGCACCTCCCCGGTCTCGCCCAGTTCGTCCAGTCGCCGACGCAGTCGCCGCGCCGCGTGTCCCTCGGCGACATGGAAGGCATGCTCGTCGACGCCGGGAACGCCGTGGTCGGCGACGGTGCTGCCGAGCGAGTAGACGAGGGTGTCGTAGCCGAGCTGGTCGGTGCCCTCGTCGTCGGTCACGGAGACGGTCCGCCGCTCGGCGTCCATGGCGGTGACGTGTGCCAGGCGCAGCCGGACGCCGGTGTCGGCGAACAGCTCCGCCAGCTCGTGTCGACG
This genomic stretch from Actinoalloteichus hoggarensis harbors:
- a CDS encoding protein-L-isoaspartate O-methyltransferase family protein; the encoded protein is MPETLQARLAEFAASLRAVGAIRSHAVEHAFAAVARHRCVPRFRYGPETITVPQDELPGDQLLDIVYSHRSLLTSIGQDGRLPSSSSAPTLMARMLEALDLRSGMRVLEIGAGTGYNAALITTITGAPVVTVDAGAATAQGAAESIHRLGLGDRVTVVDGDGYRGELSGGPYDRVVVTCGVAGFSPHWFDQLAPGGLVLAPVAHGGVHPVLAATRHADTVVATAALWADFMPAAGPLRPAELAGGDPADYVPPAPVTRILDASPARTQDAYNDLWFFLATRDPGITRAYMADDSVDTTTGACALRSPHGTAWVHIDGSITATGRSSVAEDLRALIREWSSAGRPALTRFSAVLDRTETAEPLWTTTRWNVETNAADSAACTT
- a CDS encoding DUF397 domain-containing protein produces the protein MTLRSLRTGAWRTSSRSQNTGTCVEIGRAPGLVGIRDTKNRDGGTLHVDTNTFNAFVTAVKADRLH
- a CDS encoding helix-turn-helix domain-containing protein is translated as MVGTPKAVAIGRELRRARENTGLSARALSLKMGLAAATVGRWESGTRTPRPVDVSAVLAVLGVDESEREELVEMARDAGGRRWVATGLPEQARALTALLESERDAVEIVSMSPLLIPGLLQTSDYARSIIGAGGVPDNEVEMRVRVRLGRREILTRQDRPTELLAIIGEGALRRLVGGPTVLSEQLHALRRDAALPNVHIHVVPFTAGWSPDLEGLFDVLIFNDARDPIVHTENRRSSLFFHEPEDVEAYRTAVDIVMDAALSPEQSTGLITKIINGMESP
- a CDS encoding sigma-70 family RNA polymerase sigma factor, with the protein product MKATGVECFEASRSRLASLAYRLLGSATDAEDTVQDAFLRWQAADQTRIEIPEAWLTKVVTNLSLDRLRSAKTRRERVVGDWMPEPLLDGDPMLGPAETVEQRESVTLAVLTLLERLTPIERAVFVLREAFSYSHAEIADLLDITVSASQQHAHRARRHVTARRDVGAVDAAAARRIVGAFLDAASSGRTERLVELLTDDATAIIDGAGWGTGLKRFSDPEQIAAVLRAGLKPTPAKRRMAGGSPAVHTAVVNGSPAMIVTVDDRVLAAMILEIRDGRVATVHGMAAPERIARIAREWSRREHAEPLIESW
- a CDS encoding NAD(P)/FAD-dependent oxidoreductase, whose product is MRHRIIVLGAGYAGVFAAGALARRLHPDDVEITAVNAEPDFVERMRLHQLAAGLDPRRHELAELFADTGVRLRLAHVTAMDAERRTVSVTDDEGTDQLGYDTLVYSLGSTVADHGVPGVDEHAFHVAEGHAARRLRRRLDELGETGEVLVVGGNLTAIEVATEIAESRPGLGITLATSGELGGWLSEKARRHLLRAFERLHITVHEHTTVDQVSATGAVAANGTVLSSDATVWAAGFSVHPIAAAGGLTVEDDGRITVDRMMRSVSHPDVYAAGDSVHAVDRNGRPLPMSCASAGFTARQATAAIIGDLTGRSITKVPLGYFGNCLSLGQKDGIFQVVDGDAQAKSWSVRGRGAARFKNAVLKGVMVTSSNPTNGLPARRHRLAADAGSARAADHRRHVGSP